The Pseudomonas multiresinivorans DNA window GACTACGGCGCAAGAGTGGAACTTCGCCATGATCTGCCGCGTTGATCTGCACCGTGGAGCGCTGCTGCCCTTCGCCCTCGGAACCCTGACCATGGCGGTCGCGGGACTGGCGCGAAGCGAAGCGGACTACCGCTTCGACGACAGCCTGCTGATGGGCTCCGGGCTGGCCGGCGGCAACCTGGAGCGTTTCAACCGCGCCGACCAGGTGGACCCCGGCACCTACCACGTCGACCTGTACCTCAACGGCCAGTACGCCACCCGCGCCGAAGTGGAAATGCGCCAGCGCGGCACGCGCGCCGAGCCCTGCTTCAGCGAACGCTTCCTGCGCCAGAGCCTGGGCGCGCGCCCGGACCCGCTGGCCGGCAAGGACGACCAGGGCATCTGCCACTGGATCAGCGAGCGCCTGCCCGACTCGACCTGGAACCTCGACACCGCACGCCTGCGCCTGGACCTTTCGGTGCCCCAGGCGCTGCTCGACATCAAGCCGCGCGGCTACGTCAGCCCGGACGAGTGGGACGCCGGCAGCACCATGGGCTTCGTCAACTACGACGCCAACCTCTACCGTTCGAGCTTCGAAGGCTCCAGCAGCGGCGGCGATTCGGACTACGGCTACCTCGGCCTGAATGGCGGCGTGAACCTCGGCCTGTGGCGCCTGCGCCACCAGTCCAACTACACCTACTCCAGCTATGCGGGGAACACCCGCAGCGACTGGAACAGCATTCGCACCTACGCCCAGCGCGCGCTCCCCGGCCTGCGCAGCGAACTGACCCTGGGCGACAGCTACACCGAGGGCAATCTGTTCGGCAGCATGGGCTACCGCGGCGTGCGCGTGGCCACCGACGATCGCATGCTGCCGGACTCGCAACGCCAGTACGCACCGCAAGTGCGCGGCACCGCGAACACCAATGCGCGGGTGGTCATCAGCCAGAATGGCCGGAAGATCCACGAAACCACCGTGGCGCCGGGCCCCTTCGTCATCGACGACCTCTACGGCACCGCCTACGACGGCGACCTGGACGTGCAGGTGATCGAGGCCGACGGTAGCGTCTCGCGTTTCTCCGTGCCCTTCTCCGCCGTCCCCGAATCCATGCGCCCCGGCCTCTCGCGCTACAGCGCCACGGTTGGGCAGGCCCGCCAGTACGGCGATGGCAACGACCTGTTCGGTGACCTGACCTACCAGCGCGGCCTGACCAACGCCCTCACCGCCAACCTCGGCGCGCGCGTCGCCGAGGACTATCTGGCACTGCTCGGTGGCGGCGTACTGGCGACGCCCTACGGCGCATTCGGCATGAACACCACCTTCTCCAGCGCCACCGTGGAGAACAACCAGCGCAAGCAGGGCTGGCGCGTCGGCCTGAACTACAGCCGGACCTTCCAGCCGACCCAGACTACCCTGACCCTGGCCGGCTATCGCTATTCCACCGAAGGCTACCGCGACCTCGGCGATGCGCTCTCGGCACGCGATGCCAGCGACCATGGGGACACCTGGGACTCGAGCAGCTACAAGCAGCGCAACCAGTTCACCCTGCTGGTCAACCAGGGCCTGGGGCAGTACGGCAACCTCTACCTGTCCGGCTCCACCGCCGACTACTACGACGGCAAGAGCCGCGATACGCAGTTGCAGGTCGGCTACTCCAATACCTGGCGCCAGCTCAGCTACAACCTCGCCTACTCGCGCCAGCAGACCACCTGGTACCGCGACGTGAACGACGACTACGACCCGTCGCAGCCGCCGCAGTACAACCTGCAGCACGGCAGCAACCGCAACAACACCCTGACCCTGAGCGTATCGATGCCGCTGGGCTCCACCAGCCGCGCACCGAACCTCAGCGCCATGGCCTCGCGACGCTCCGGCGACACCAGCGGCAGCACCTACCAGACCGGCCTCAACGGTACCCTGGGCGAAGACCGCACGCTCAGCTACGCCCTCTCCGCCGGGCGCGACAGCGAAGGCCAGGGCACCGACTTCAACGGCAGCCTGCAGAAGCAGACCTCGGTCGCCACGCTCAACGCCGGCTATGCCGAAAGCTCCAGCTACCGCCAGGTCAATGGCGGTATGCGCGGCGCGGCGGTGCTGCACAGCGGCGGCCTGACCCTGGGCCCCTACGTGGGCGACACCTTCGCCCTGGTGGAAGCCAAGGGCGCCAGCGGTGCTGGTGTGCGCGGCGGCCAGGGCGCACGGGTCGACAGCAACGGCTACGCCGTGGTGCCGTCGCTTTCGCCCTACCGCTACAACCCCATCAGCCTCGACCCGCAAGGCATCGACGAGAACGCCGAGCTGGTGGAGACCGAACGCAAGATCGCGCCGTACGCCGGCGCCGCCGTGAAGGTCGAATTCAAGACCCTCACCGGCCACCCGCTGCTGATCCAGGCGAAGCTGCCCGATGGCCAGCCATTGCCGCTGGGCGCAGATGTGCTCGACGGCAACGGCGTGAACATCGGCATGGTCGGCCAGGGCGGGCAGGTCTATGCCCGCGCCGAAGGCGAACAGGGCCGGCTGCGCGTGCAATGGGGCGAGAGGGCGGAAGACAGCTGCTTGCTCCCGTACGACTTGAAAGGCGCCGATCTCGACCAGGTGCTGGTGCGCCTGCAGGCGACCTGCCTACCGGAGGCTTCATGAATCCCATCCTGCGCAGCCTGCCGCTGCTCGCCCTGCTGCTTGCACCGAGCGCCTGGGCCACCTGCTACAAGGTCACCGGCGTGGGCACCGCGACCACCACGCTGACCTACCAGATCCGCCCCGGGGAGGGCACCGCCGGCAGTTGGGCCGGCGCCTGCGATACCTGCAACGGCCCGCTCGGCCTGCCCAGCGTGATCAACGTCACCGACGCCAGCTTCCAGCCCGATGGCACCCTCATCGCCAGCTCGGTCGCCCCGCTCACCCAGTACGGCGTCACCGCAGGCTACGACCCCGAGCGCGTATTCTTCCGCTGCGCTGCCGGTGACGAGGTCTTCGAAATGTTCTCCACCAACGGTGACGACCTCTACAGCGGCTGGTACCAGGGTGGCGACAGCGTCGGCAACTCCATCGGCCTGCCAGCCGCCTATCGCACCGCCTGGCCCAACGTGCTGCTGCGCCTGACCCACGTCGAAACCGGCCAGTACTTCACCGACATCTGGCGCGAGCGCCTGCTCACTGGGCTGGATATCGATTCGCGCGGTTTCCAGCTGGTCAAGGCGAAGAATCTGAGCGCCGTGCGCGCCGAACTGTTCCGCGCCCCGCTGGAAAGCACCCGCTACTACTCGGCGACCATCTCCTCGCAGAGGTACCTCTATACGCAGCCGGCGGGCTACATCGCCATCAAGGGGCCGGGGCTGTCCTACCCCAACGTCGGCCAGACCCACTACGGAAACTGGTCCGGCTGGCACGCCAACTGGCCCGGCGCCATCGGCCTGTACAACTTCATGACGCTCAAGCGCTACCCCACCTGCGCCATCACCAACGTCACCCCGCACGTGGTCTTTCCGTCGATCTCCATCGGCGAGATCAACGCCGGCGCCAGCCGCGAAATGCCCTTCGAAGTCGCCTTCAAATGCCAGACCGGCGTCATCAACAGCACCGCCGCCAACGGCACCGCACTGGGCATCAAGGTCTCCGCCGGAGCGCTGGCCGCGTCCTCGTCCCTGGGCCTGGTGAACGGCAATGGCGGCCTCTCCTACCTCGTCTCCGACCGCTACGGCCAGCCGGGTGTCGCCCAGGGCGTCGGCATTCGCCTGCTGCGCAACGGCAGCGAGATGAACCTTCTGGCCAACGAAGACTCCGCCAACGGCAGCAACGCCGAAGCGCGCGGCTGGTACCCGGTGATCGGCAACGCCTCGAACAAGACCGGCGAAGTCGGTGGCATCTCGCAATACAGCGAAACCTTCCGCGCCCGCCTGGAGAAGCTCAGCGTCGGCAGCATGCCCACCGTGACCCCCGGCCGCGTGGAGGC harbors:
- a CDS encoding fimbrial protein; the encoded protein is MNPILRSLPLLALLLAPSAWATCYKVTGVGTATTTLTYQIRPGEGTAGSWAGACDTCNGPLGLPSVINVTDASFQPDGTLIASSVAPLTQYGVTAGYDPERVFFRCAAGDEVFEMFSTNGDDLYSGWYQGGDSVGNSIGLPAAYRTAWPNVLLRLTHVETGQYFTDIWRERLLTGLDIDSRGFQLVKAKNLSAVRAELFRAPLESTRYYSATISSQRYLYTQPAGYIAIKGPGLSYPNVGQTHYGNWSGWHANWPGAIGLYNFMTLKRYPTCAITNVTPHVVFPSISIGEINAGASREMPFEVAFKCQTGVINSTAANGTALGIKVSAGALAASSSLGLVNGNGGLSYLVSDRYGQPGVAQGVGIRLLRNGSEMNLLANEDSANGSNAEARGWYPVIGNASNKTGEVGGISQYSETFRARLEKLSVGSMPTVTPGRVEATAQVVIRVQ
- a CDS encoding fimbria/pilus outer membrane usher protein yields the protein MICRVDLHRGALLPFALGTLTMAVAGLARSEADYRFDDSLLMGSGLAGGNLERFNRADQVDPGTYHVDLYLNGQYATRAEVEMRQRGTRAEPCFSERFLRQSLGARPDPLAGKDDQGICHWISERLPDSTWNLDTARLRLDLSVPQALLDIKPRGYVSPDEWDAGSTMGFVNYDANLYRSSFEGSSSGGDSDYGYLGLNGGVNLGLWRLRHQSNYTYSSYAGNTRSDWNSIRTYAQRALPGLRSELTLGDSYTEGNLFGSMGYRGVRVATDDRMLPDSQRQYAPQVRGTANTNARVVISQNGRKIHETTVAPGPFVIDDLYGTAYDGDLDVQVIEADGSVSRFSVPFSAVPESMRPGLSRYSATVGQARQYGDGNDLFGDLTYQRGLTNALTANLGARVAEDYLALLGGGVLATPYGAFGMNTTFSSATVENNQRKQGWRVGLNYSRTFQPTQTTLTLAGYRYSTEGYRDLGDALSARDASDHGDTWDSSSYKQRNQFTLLVNQGLGQYGNLYLSGSTADYYDGKSRDTQLQVGYSNTWRQLSYNLAYSRQQTTWYRDVNDDYDPSQPPQYNLQHGSNRNNTLTLSVSMPLGSTSRAPNLSAMASRRSGDTSGSTYQTGLNGTLGEDRTLSYALSAGRDSEGQGTDFNGSLQKQTSVATLNAGYAESSSYRQVNGGMRGAAVLHSGGLTLGPYVGDTFALVEAKGASGAGVRGGQGARVDSNGYAVVPSLSPYRYNPISLDPQGIDENAELVETERKIAPYAGAAVKVEFKTLTGHPLLIQAKLPDGQPLPLGADVLDGNGVNIGMVGQGGQVYARAEGEQGRLRVQWGERAEDSCLLPYDLKGADLDQVLVRLQATCLPEAS